Below is a genomic region from Pleuronectes platessa chromosome 18, fPlePla1.1, whole genome shotgun sequence.
gtgtgcgtgcctcTTCCTGTCACATGAGGTTAATGTTGTGGAAGATTGGGAGGGAAGCGTGTGACTTATGAGGAGCAATAAAAGCAGATGAACCAGCTGATGTGATTACTGGCTGCATGCGTTTGTTGCCTGTGATACTCGGGCTGTTTAAATTTGCATGCAGGAAATCCTATGGGGTTATTGCTATAGCAACAGGTGACCCCGTGTAGGACAGCAGCGCCAGTGCTGGTGTTGCCATGACAACAACCATGGCAGTCACAAGGTGTTTTTGGTCaggcagaaaaataaatgtgctgCTGGCCTCCTGTGGGGATTCTGGCTGCCACTGACATAAATGTCATCTTACTGTTTTCAGGAAGATGACCAGCAGCACTTCTTTGATATGCACgtttgaaaatgaaactgtattttatttagAGAAACTACCATAAGTGGTAcgtattttacaaaaaaatctatCAAGTATTGAATCTAGGTAAAAAAAACTGGTAATCTCTAGCAGCTGCTTGTGGTTGAATAAATCCTGGCGGTTAATGTAGGATGAAAGTCGCACATGTGGTTTCAATTATTCTTAGTTCACTACTGAAGTTATCTTGTACCGTTCAGATTATTAATACGTCACTTTCACTGGAATTAAGTAGCTGGTATTGTTTGAAACGCACCTCTGTGTAGGATGTAATTGATATTTATTTCATGATCTTGGCTATAAGTGCACACTCATTAGTCCACTGTTAATTAGCCACCGCCGATCTTAGTACATTAAAGTAGCATGTCTTCATTACACGGCACGTCTTTGAAGGaatttatttatacaaagtCGTGTCATTCCTTCCATCCAGTTTGTCCActcattttcatgttttcagggTGACACAGTGCAAGTACAAGAGGATCGGCTGCCCTTGGCAAGGTCCGTTCCACGAGCTGCCGGCGCATGAGGGCGAGTGCTGCCATCCCACTAAGACTGGCACAGAGCTGATGGGAATCCTGGGAGAGATGGACCAGAACCACCGCAGAGACATGCAGCTCTACAACACCATCTTTGGCCTGCTGTGCTACGAAAAGATCGGGTTTACAGGTACAAACATATTAGAGCTGAATGTGGCAAACTGATCGTGAACTTTAGGGAAGATAAATAGAAAGACAAATAACTGTATGATTCACTTCCTTACTCTTTTTattctctccctcccactcgTGACACTTCTCACCTTTCCAAAACTTGTTTTCCACTTCTGTGTCCATCCAGAGGTGCAGTTCAGGCCGTACCGCACCGATGACTTCATCACCCGCCTGTACTATGAGACACCGCGTTTCACAGTTCTCAACCAGACGTGGGTGCTGAAGGCCCGCGTTAATGACTCCGAGCGCAACCCCAACCTCTCCTGCAAGCGCACCCTCTCCTTCCAGCTACTCCTCAAGAGCAAGGTACAACACGtcacccgtctgtctgtgtgtatttttaaagtTTTCGGAGCTAGTTTTCAGGGCTTAAGATGAGTCACTGTCCACCAGTTTCTGGTTTGGAGTTTGGAGCTGATAGCTTACGAAGTGATCATTATCTGCATGATAACAGAAGTCAGCTGCCATTTGATATTTTACCaaagtggtaaaaaaaaaaaaaggattctaCCTCTGACATCAGAAGtgaaacagaaacattaaaATGGAGGCTTTGTACAATAACAGTGAAAACAATATGACTGAACATGGATCAGTGTGTGCGATCAGCCGCCATAACATTAAAAGACAAAGTAAACAACCTTGAAAGCAGTCCCAATGCTTGAAGCCTCCACTTCTGATCCTGGCACCGAACCTTTTGAAAAGGACCCCCATTCCTGGTCAAGTGCACCTCTTTGATGAAAGGTAGAATTAGAGAGTAGCTACAGGAGAGACAAGAAAGGaacaggaacacaaacacaaacacccccACCCTTAAAACAATATAAAGTTGTATTAAACTTCACTGGCAAAAGATAATTTTACAATGCATTTTACCATTGCAAATAATTAGTGAGCCTGTATGTTAACAAGTCATCATGATGTACAAAACAGAAGCCATTTGCaaatctctaaaaaaaaacaagcacaatTAGTTTATGAGCATGTGGACCAATGCTGGCTGAACGTATGCATGTAGgtgtaaatgtaaacattttaacagcGAAAAATTAGAAccgttaaaaaataaatgaaggtgTTATGATTTCACTTAAGTCAAAGAGAGGCACAAACACGATCATAACACAAGAGGGCCAACTcatttgctgctgctggattGAGAATGAGGCACCAACACAGGTAAACATACAACTGGGTGCCACTCCCACTTAACACAAAATGGCTACCACCATGAGGGGGACAAATGTTACTACATCTACCTACATAGGTGAGCAGGTAGACCACCAAAAAGAAGACAGTCAAAACAACAAAGTTGATGGACTCAAGTTTGACAGATGGttacatcatttattctttttgGCAAAATTCTAATTCAACAGGCATCAATCATAAGACTAAgcaaatttaaatctaaatatacatgtatatgcacacacagaaaaatcACAATTGAGACAATTCAAAAGAGAAATTCATAAAATGTACATAAAGGGGGGCCTCAATCATCATAAAGGAACCCAGCATCATTCAAAAGCATTTACACGCAGCTACAACCACAAGTGATCCAGAAAACAGGCGAGTCCCACACTAATGCAAAGGTCATTAGAGACAAagatacacaaacatttacCTCACCTCATCGATGTTCTGTTCTGGACGAGCTCCAGATTGTTGCACCCCTCGTTTGGGTAGCcccttgtggggggggggggggggggggggggcacgtaaAGTCTCTGACCTGAAATAACCACAGAAAACCTTTAATACAAAGCTTTGGCTTATTAACcttaaaagacaaacacaatgttaaagcaGAACCAGCAGTGCCCACACTGGAAGCCTCCTCTTCTCATCCTGACACAGGAGCTTGTGCCTCACCTCTCAGGTCAGGTAATACTCAGTGATGACTGATTGGTAGAATCAGGGTGGAGCTacaggacaggagagagaggaactgATAGGAAACAATTATATCCTTGATAGACTGAAATCTCCCGATAACACCAGTCATGAGAATGTACTGTTTGGGCTTTTCTGCTGGCTCACATTTTCCTTTCCACTCCCAAATTCCACCTCATCACAATTCTCAATCAATGTTTCTGCTACTCtgggtttttctgttgttgctggGACAAATTACCATGGCAAGATAAAAGACAAGTGGCATCACTGGAGCTGACAGGGCAACAGTGTCTTGTTATTGTGAGATAAAGTCAAGATTTAAATTCATGTGTCACAGAACATTTTCCATTCACATAATTCATGTGTCCACTTTGGTGTCGTCAGTTGTGTTACTGTTCTGTGTCTCATACTCGGAAACATTATTGAATTAATAAAGATACATTTGATTTCAACTAATCAATATTGTCACTAagcatttataataatataaaataataaaatgaggaGACTGTTTTGAGTTTATGGGTAAAAAACGAATCTGGACTCCCATCTGATCTCCTTTGCTGACGTCAGTGTCAAAACTTCAGTTCTGTTGAGTCGGTGTCGTGGCTGATAGgaggtgtttctgtgtgtgcaggtgaactCTGCTCTGGAGtgctccttcctgctgctgaagGGGCCGTACGACGACGTGCGGATCAAGCCTGTCATCCACCACCACTCCTTCAGCAACGACACCAATGAGACCGAGTACGTCCATCTGCCCATCTCCGATTCGGTGGAGTGCAACAAACTGCTGGCTGCCAAAAACATCAACCTGCGCCTGTTCATCTTCCAAGTCCAAAAATAAAGGagtgagggaaggagaggagtaggaggaggaagaaaaagaagagggggaggaggaagatggaaagGACGGGGGGGAAGGATGGCGACGTAGGAGGATGGGCAGAGAGGAAGGAtgtgatgaaaataaaagagagacacCACTGAACCACTGATACCTCTTAACacctacacacctacacacctacacacacaatcacgcAGGGTACACACGCttccacacacatttatatatattaacacacacacacacacacgccactaATTACACTTACCTCCTTTTACAAGATAGTGAGGCCCCTTGTTTGGGGGGAGCTGTGCGTTGCTATGGAGATTGGTGGGCATTGTTATTGGATGGGGGGTACaggtgttgtggttgttgggGGGGCAGCGAGCGGGGGTAGAGCACGTTGTGAGGTGGTTGGTGTGTACCTTGAGGAGGCTCTCTGAGGTCAGGCTTTGTGTGACCTATCACCCTGTGACATCCGCAGCCAAAGGTagcacacacaccaaccaaaGCAGGACTCGCTGGGTGCAGTTGTTGCGCTTGtgtatttgtgcgtgtgtgtgcgtgtgtgacacAGAGAGAGTTATGTGACGGACCCTGGGGTGCGGCCCACGCTCTGCTTTGCATGTTCAAATGTCCCAAACCATGTGATAATGTGAATATAGAGCGTCTGAAACTAATCAGCTGTTCTGAAGACATGTGAAGGGGTTTCGAGAGCATGatcgtgtgcttgtgtgtgtgtcccccccccccccccccgctctacAAAGTttagtcacttcctgtttaggCAGACGCTCTCAGACTTGGCCAGAGCAGACAAAAGGCGGCGGCATCCCAACCTCGACcttcttttacatttcaacAAGAGGAGAGTTGGCTGCATGCATATTTTAGTTCTTCAACTTAATCCTCCAGCTGTGGTTATATATAACCTTCGACAGTaatatcttttttctttcttttgagaTGGGTTGTAGCGTGGGAATGCCTGTGTGAGTGtaacgtgagtgtgtgttaaaCACAGTGCAGTCCTGAAAGTCCAGGACCACCGAGACTGGAACGGAGCTGCGGGGGCCCCAGGTTCACTGTGTGTCAGTTTTAGAACTCCAACTATTTTACTTAAGGATTCATTGTTTATTGGATAAAACCATCACCGCACAAAGTGAGAGTTTTTCCAACAAACTAAAAGATATTTTATTAACCATCAGCAACTCCTCACATTTGAAAGCCTGGAACTAGATAGTCTGGCATATTTAAAAGTGACTGAAATGATTAATCCATTATCAGAACAGTGCTGATATCATattgctgtgttttattttgtggaaCTAATCAGGGTAGCTCCTGGTTACTGGTTATTTAATTTCTTGCTAATTTGTTTGGGAATTTGCCCCATTGTAACATTACAGTGTAAATTTAGGGCTGTGACAAAATCTATGTCCACCACTTTGATTATTTTTACTGATATTAAGATGCTTACACAATATGTgcttaacttttttatttgtaagaTATTTTTTGGGCATTTATTAATCGAACAGTACGAGCGTGAAATGGGGAAGACACACGTCAAAGGGATGTTGGAACCTAAAAACAGCCACTGCATGACGACTCCAGCTCCATATGTGCTAGGTCACCTGGTCGCATGGGCGACCcactatttttttcttctttatgacACAATCATATATACACTGTATACTTTCTCATCATGCCCTATTACCTTTTTGAGTTTATTTGAACAATCATCCAAAACTATGAGTGTTAAAAATCAAGGGAAACCTACTGCTTTGGTCCATTTTTCCTCAAATAAAATTGTGTTCCATGAAACTCACAACAAACGGtgtgacacacagacaacctGGGGCCGGGCAGTTTTCCGGTATGAGAGCACCGGTTGGATTCTGGGTCCTTGTGTGAAATATAAAGAAGCTGATGGAAACCTGAGGACGACAGGAGCCCAAAATACTATTTTTACTCCCGAAACAGACTGATCCGACCACGGTGACGAGTCAGCGACAGCAAAGGAATAAAAACCCAAACTGTGAGCGCGGAGGCTCAGGGTGATCTGGACATCCATGTGGGCTCAGAGCTCGACGACCAGGACCCTTCTGGAAGACCAGACATTGGGTGGTGATggatggggtgtgtgtgtgtgtgtgtggaggggggaggggggtttaCCTTAACACAGCAACATATTAGTGTTAGACTTACTTGAACAAGAACGAGAAGATGTTACGTAGATTCTACTGTAAAGCAGATAGAGCTCTCTCCTCCTGACCTCTACTTcctgtatttctgtgttttaatgCTTCGTCTCTCTGCCAGTGGACTCACTCATCTCACTATGGCTGTACATGTGCCTTTTATTAAAGATCATGGAAcctgcactgctgctgctcaagtCTGTGTGTGCAAAGGACAGAAATAGAGCTGGCTTTGTGAAACCGTCGCTCGGTTATTAATTATGCATTCAATACGGCAGTCATGAAGCCCAAATTTAATTTGGAAGCCGCGTGTGGATGATggaaatgttttattgaattttatgggggggggggggggtggaatatGAATCAGGTCCAGGACAAAGTGAATTACGCAGCATCTGAACAATAACACGTTGGCCCATCAGTTAATGTTCACATGGCAGTGAAAGTAGTTTTATCGCAGTGATGTAACACGTCGGTTGAGGAGGACTTGAAAGAGGAGCCATTTAAATGATGCAGTGATTCTGTACATTTGTAAAGACTCATTTAGTTTTGAGCGGTTTTAGTTGGATGCTGATCCATGTCTTTGACTCAACATTTATATTTGTGACAATAGAAAaggcacaaaaaataaataatgaataatatcATATACAAGTCAAATTGTCTGTGTTGAAAAAGAATAATGACTTTTCAGATTGAATCAGAGCTGAAATTATTTGTAGAATAATTGGTTAATGGTGAAGCTAATTAgcagattaaataaatagaagCTCATTTTAGCTGCATTcctttatataaataaacactaGTGCTGTAGTTATTCAGTAAGACGAGTAAATGAACTGGTTACATCACATTACCTGTTTTCCTTTACGTAGATGTTAGGATGGTGCACAGAGAGTATTAGAGCAGGAGGGGGCGCTCAAGTCTCAAAATAGAAATTCTTCTGCAGCTTAATCTGGGATGGTAACTGGAAATGTTCTTTGctatttatataaaatgttacaCATGTCATGTTGACTTGAGCCTGAACGTCGTCACAATCTCTTTGGGTGAACGTCTTCGTAAAGAAAACCAAACGTCCCCAATGATCAACATGTTTCGTGGGCTCGTTAGTTATTCATATCTTAATGCAGTGACATTCATCTCCCATTAGTGATCTCAGTGGTAGGTTAACAACCTTATCTGTGCTCTCCCACTGtgcacacaccaccaccaccaccaccgagTTTCTATTTGACGTTCTGAGTGTATGAAGCACTTTCTGCCCTGATGTATGTCTCATCATGGCTGCATCCTCCCCCATTAACACCAGGACGACAAAGAAAGGCGACCGAGTCACTCCAGCAATAACACTTTATTCTCTTCACACAGTGCATTAAAACACAgtatataatttataatatatttataaaactcCATTTGTGTATATAAATAATGCATTCAATACAGCAGCTCTGATATATATACTATTAAGCTTTGGTACAGTGgtacatttatgtgtgtgtgtgtgtgtgtgtgaacagtgagCCCTGTGGGCGTCGTCAGGAAGAAGGGGGTGTAGgtgagaagggagggagggagggatggaggggagaGTGGGAAATAA
It encodes:
- the zftraf1 gene encoding zinc finger TRAF-type-containing protein 1; the encoded protein is MSSLEERDVGVAAAPGSSSGGLGVGAVGAAVEAVAGVAAMQEEVGMRRDGPEPDPDAPPKKRVRVPEGESGKLEERLYSVLCCTVCLDLPKASVYQCTNGHLMCAGCFIHLLADSRLKEEQATCPNCRCEISKNLCCRNLAVEKAVSELPTDCTFCLKQFPRSSLERHQKEECQDRVTQCKYKRIGCPWQGPFHELPAHEGECCHPTKTGTELMGILGEMDQNHRRDMQLYNTIFGLLCYEKIGFTEVQFRPYRTDDFITRLYYETPRFTVLNQTWVLKARVNDSERNPNLSCKRTLSFQLLLKSKVNSALECSFLLLKGPYDDVRIKPVIHHHSFSNDTNETEYVHLPISDSVECNKLLAAKNINLRLFIFQVQK